The genomic region TCTCCTGAATTGGTGTCCGTGGACTTTTTCAAGGAGTTTGGAAGAGTGATTAAGGAAAATGGAATTGTCTGTACATATACTTCATCCGCTCCTGTAAGAATGGGTTTTATTGAAGCGGATTTTTATGTATCCTTAGGTCCAATCTTCGGACGTTTCCAAGGTGGAACATTGGCATCACCAAATCCTAAAAATCTTACCAAATCACTTCCAAAGAATGATGAGATAAAGATGGCATTGTCTGATGTTGGAATTCCATTTAGAGACCCAAATCTAAACTTATCCTCTAAAGAGATACTTGACAACAGGACTGAAGAAAGGCATAATGCTCGTCACAATACCAAAATATCCTCTGCAGTCAAGACTCCAATATTCTTAGGCCAAGAGATGGATGATGAACCATTGAAGAGGAGAGTTGAGAGAAACCTAGTGAAGATGAACATTCCAGGGGTTCTGTCAAAAGAGGCATTCTATATTGTAGAGCCTGAGAAAGATTATAAAGAGGAGTATTTGGAAGATAATAATACCCGAACTCGTGTTCTGGAAATGATGAGCCGTTTGGATGAGATTAAAAATAAAGGGATCATGTCCATTATAGAAAATGGGGAATGAAATCATGAAAATAATCATTTATGCTTCACAATATGGATCAACAAAACAATATGCTGATGAGTTGTCTAAAAGAACTGGCATTGAAACTGTGGAATACACTGAGGTTATAGACATAAATCAGTATGATACAATAGTTTATCTAGGACCTTTATATGCTGGAAGCATCATGGGTCTAAAAAAGACCCTAAATAAAATCAGGAATGTTCAAGATAAGAAACTTATCGTTGGATCCGTTGGATTGGCAGACCCTAATGATAAAAGGAATAGGGAAGAGATCATGAATGGAATAAAGGAACAGGTTCATGGATGCATTTATAATAAGGCAAGAGTATATTTCTTGAGAGGTGCAATAGATTACTCTAATCTTAATCTAAAGCACAAAACAATGATGGCTTTTATCCATAGGAAAGTAAAAGGAATGAATGAAGAGGAAAAGACTGCAGAAATAAATGCGGTTATTGAAACATATGGAAAAAATGTCAGTTATATTGATTTTGATGCTTTGAATCCAATAATCGATGAAATTCAATAGGTATTTTGGATGCCTTGAATCCAATAATCGATGAAATTCAATAATCTATTTCATTAAAAAACTTTTTAAACTAATAAATTAATATAAGATATATAAATCTATTTTTTTATATTTTTAAAAGATTTTAGCATATTTACCAATTTTAAGGATTTATTTAATTTACTTTTTATTATTTAGCAAGGATGAGAAAATCATGTTTGAAATTAAAGCAAAAGATATGAGAGGGAGAGTGGGTGTCTTAAAGACAAAGCATGGAGATGTCAAGACACCAAACTTGATGCCTGTAATCCATCCAAGAAAACAAACCATTAATGTTAAGGATTACGGTGCAGATATTGTAATCACAAACGCTTATTTGATTTATAAGGATGAGGACTTAAGCAAGAAGGCATTGGATGTCGGATTGCATGAGCTCATCAACTTTGATGGTCCGATCATGACTGATTCAGGTTCATTCCAATTGTCTGTCTATGGTGATGTAGACATTACAAACAAGGAAGTAATCGAGTTTCAGGAAGCTATTGGAACCGATATAGGAACTTCCCTTGACATTCCAACTGGTCCTTATGTAGATAGGGAAAAGGCTGAAGAAG from Methanobrevibacter ruminantium harbors:
- a CDS encoding flavodoxin domain-containing protein, which gives rise to MKIIIYASQYGSTKQYADELSKRTGIETVEYTEVIDINQYDTIVYLGPLYAGSIMGLKKTLNKIRNVQDKKLIVGSVGLADPNDKRNREEIMNGIKEQVHGCIYNKARVYFLRGAIDYSNLNLKHKTMMAFIHRKVKGMNEEEKTAEINAVIETYGKNVSYIDFDALNPIIDEIQ
- a CDS encoding MnmC family methyltransferase, which gives rise to IAILDICAGLGYNSSAAIDDFIKNSDGTTRLHIDMLEISKPTLAAGLMVPSPIEAHDITKKAIEQSLIDCEYASLELESTEIPSNIDLKIHIDDARQVIQKLPDATYDAIFLDPFSQNMSPELVSVDFFKEFGRVIKENGIVCTYTSSAPVRMGFIEADFYVSLGPIFGRFQGGTLASPNPKNLTKSLPKNDEIKMALSDVGIPFRDPNLNLSSKEILDNRTEERHNARHNTKISSAVKTPIFLGQEMDDEPLKRRVERNLVKMNIPGVLSKEAFYIVEPEKDYKEEYLEDNNTRTRVLEMMSRLDEIKNKGIMSIIENGE